CGCTCGCGGCGCACGAGTGGCCGCGCACCGACGTGGAGGTGAGCGTGCTCTCGCCGCCCGAGCCGCTTCCGTACGAGAGCCTGGACGACCTGATCCGGAAGCTCAGCCCGGAGATGGGGCTGGTGCTCGAGCATCCGCGCGGCCGCGCCACCTACCTGCCCCAGGTCTGGCAGCAGCTGCCCGACCCCGAGCGCTTCCTGGCCTCGCTGGCCCAGAAAGCCGGGCTTTCCCCGAGCGTCTACGCCGACCCCGCCACCCGGCTCGCCTTCTACACGGTCGAGAAGTTCACCCG
This genomic stretch from Oceanithermus profundus DSM 14977 harbors:
- the amrA gene encoding AmmeMemoRadiSam system protein A produces the protein MKENLLNHEEKRRLLDVAESAIENALNGGPLHPPALAGLPPRLAQPGASFVTLTQGGRLRGCIGSLEPVRPLAEDTHRNALAAAFRDPRFPPLAAHEWPRTDVEVSVLSPPEPLPYESLDDLIRKLSPEMGLVLEHPRGRATYLPQVWQQLPDPERFLASLAQKAGLSPSVYADPATRLAFYTVEKFTRRDLA